ATGAGTGTGGGAagcaatttatatatttttgagtCAAAGGGTGCACTGTGGGGGTTGGGGAGGGGGACATGCCAATGTAATCCCATGGTAATAAACCCACTATGGTCCTGGCTTTGCTGAGGTGTGGTAAGAGGTATTCAATAGGTACCAATAGCCTAAACAAAATAACTGGGGGACATGTAAGTACCGGATATTTGGGGGGCCAGGAAACATGTCAGGGCAAAATGTTCTTGCTTAGTCCCTTCATACAGCAAACCAAAGGCTACAGTACACTGTACCTAATAGCAGGGGACTTTTCAGTTTACTCTGGTGTTTATTTATAAGTTGTGGCgcaacgctgacagacacaggcAGCTGGGGAGTTTATTACTGGCCATGAGAACAAAAGTGTAAGGGctatattttcatgtcatccaacaaatgtaaacgccaggagtttgctaaacggcattgacacttggattggaacctgcgctatggtcagatgacatgaaaatagtgCTCTTTGGCCTTATAcatcagtggtgggtttggcgtcaAAATAAGGATGCATAAGCAGGAAATAACCCCGTACCCTACTGTACAatatggtggatctttgatgttatggggctattttgtttCCACTGGTACTGGGGCCCTTGTTCAGTTCAATGGTATCATGATGAACTTTACCTGGTACCAGAATATTTTAGCCAAAAAACCTGGTTGCCCctaccaggaggctgaaacttggccggaagtggatcttccagcaagacaataaccccaagcacacattaaaatccagaaagaaatggttaattgacaacaaaatcaacattttgcaatggccatttcAGTCTCTGAAACCCATTGAAatggatctggaaagattctgtatggcgGAATGGTCTAAgttccctcccaatgtgttctccaatctcataaaacattttagataaAGGCTCAGTGCTGTTACCACCCACCCCACTCCCTTATTAACTCATCTAGACAGGTTATTTAGAGGTAATATGTTTCCACAACAATCTTTTTCCTGTTGGTGGGCCACCTATTGGTCGCTGCACTTCCTATTTTCCAGCTGCAGGGTCCCACTTGTGTCATTCAGTGCCACCTGGGTCCACAGGATGTGCTGGGAGAAATGGCACTTCAGGGCAACTGTATGCAGACAGCTGACTTAAAATGGAGGATTTAGAGCCAAAATGGGGTACAACATGTCATGTCTCTGACGAGATTGACTGAGCTCCCTTTAAAATAAGGATGCTGTCCAGGTTAGTTGACATaattggtagaggaggaataggCTGGAAGTCTCAGCCACAAGAGGTCGTCAGAGCAATCGTTAAGGCTGTTAATTAGACTCTGGGCCAAGTTGATTACCTGTCACAAATGTTTCTATGTGACAAAGTTGAAACTGCAGTAAACATTGGAAATTAGAGGAATTCCAAAAGTTGCCAACTGAATAGTTGACTGAGAAAAGGGATGAGGCCATAATGTCCCTCTCTTTCTAGGAGTGGAAAATAACATGGTGGTTATATGAGTCATGGAGAGATCAGAGCCACTGCAGCATGCAGAGTTATGTCCCATAGTCCCCTCCTTGATAAATATAGACACGCAGGGCCAAACACCTGCCGACTGTTCATCAAAATGAAGGGGAGGGTGACAGCGAGAACCCAGAGACATACTGGAAAAATGTTAACAAGGTCACTGAACATCGTAACGCTAATTGAGGCCTACAGGATATAAGAGTTCATATAGGGCTTTTGCAATGCATACAATCACGTGTTCTTGGATTAAAAGAGCAGCTATATATTCCTGGCACCAGATCAGATTTTACACAGTATTCCCCTCCAAATTTAGCACTAAACTACCTATGGTCTTTGAGAGTGCACTATGACATATGCTGTGTCAATAGCTACATTATATGCAACAGCAATCGCAAGACACCAGTCTGTGTCCCATGAGGCTAGGAGTTAGATAATGTTACCACCTGGTTGGGAATCCCCCTTCTCTGTGTACattgaatgtacagttgaagtcggaagtttacacaaactagttttaatgactccaacataagtgtttcaaccactccacaaatttcttgttaacaaactatagttttggcaagtcggttaggacatctactttgtgcatgacacaagtaatttttccaacaattgtttacagacagattatttcacttacaattcactgtatcacaattccagtgggtcagaagtttacatacactaaattgactgtgcctttaaacagcttggaaaattccagaaaattatgtcatggctccccaaaagggggaggcttgcaagccgaagaacaccatcccaaccgtgaagcacgggggtagcagcatcatgttgtgggagtgctttgctgcaggaggtaccggtgcacttcacaaaatagatggcatcatgagggaggacaattatgtggatgtattgaagcaacatctcaagacatcagtcaggaagttaaagcttggtcgcaaatgggtgttccaaatggacaatgatcccaagcatacttccaaagttgtggcaaaatggcttaaggacaacaaagtcaaggtattggagtggccatcacaaagccctgacctcaatcccatagaacatttgtgggcagaactgaaaaagcgtgtgtgagcaaggaggcctacaaacctggctcagttacaccagctctgtcagaaggaatgggccaaaattcacccaacttgtgggaagcttgtggaaggctacctgaaacgttttacacaagttaaacaatttaatggcaatgctaccaaatactaattgagtgtatgtaaacatctgacccagtgggaatgtattgaaagaaataaaagctgaaataaatcattctctctactattattctgacatttcacattcttaaaataaagtggtgatcctatctgacctaaaatagggaatatttgctaggattaaatgtcaggaattgtgaaaagctgagtgtaaatgtatttgactaacgTGTATGCAAACTTCCCGACTTCGACTGTGTGTGTTAGAGGGAGTGACAGATTGTCCACCGGGTCCTCATACATAAGAGCGACCCAATCAGGGGCATGCGTTGGGGGAGGGGGGTCATGTCACCTCTGATCCCTCCGCCGTTGTTCTTCTGACCAGTGCATACCAGCATCAGCCTGTCCGTCTCTCAACCTAAATGGGGACAACTGGGATTGCAAACCTGTGACTCAGGCAGCAAAGGGCGGCACATGACGGGACAGTTAATCCATGAAAGAGAGCAGctgtgttcgagagcatcaaCTCTGATCAGTCTGATCTACCAATCACCTCCCATCCCTAAATAACTACTAAttatgatttgtagatcagtcagtctgcTCAGTCGGTGATCAGCTACTAAGTAGAATTGATGCTCTCAAACATGGCCAGTTGCTACAAAACTTAGCAACAGTGAAATTGGATATAGGATTATTTGGGGTACAACAACAACCAGGAAGACACCACCCTCCACCTCAATTCATACCCAGATCCAGTTCAAGGTCCTCTAAATGACCCAATAAGAACTACCGTGGATATGTTTATAGAGGATGCCTGAGAGGCTGCCTGGTAGGGTGCCAGGGCTGCCAGTACTAGGCACAGGCTCTGAATCATGTCCCATGTGCCCCCTCTCTTTCATACAGAGTCAAAGCAGGGCAGGACAGACATTAACTGGGCTGCTGTCAATGGCAAAGGATCATCAGAGAGCTCTACTCACAAGATATGGTACATTTACGATTTTATTCAGTGAAAGGTGCAACCAAAAAAAAACTTGTACAGAGCATGCCCAGTATAAAAGTGGGTGAAAACGACAGACAGGAAAAAAAATTGCCTCACCTGTTTAGTCCATTCATAATCATGACAGTCTTAAGCCATTACATTCATCAGGGACTGACTGTGTTGCAAGTCATTTAGTTGACTACCACTTCTAATAGGAAAGTGTAGGACTTCGATACTAACAATTGTTTTTGGAATACGTCATAAAATTATTTTCATTTTAAGTCATGGTATGGAGTGGGAGAAATGGGAACGCTTTGTTTCTCATAACACCTTAACTAAATGGGTCTATATGACAAAGACAGAAGAACTGGCCCTGCAAATGCAGATGTCTGTTATTAGTACTTAATAAGACTGTCTGGCTTCTCAGATATTACAATCACTTTTCATCTTCGCAAAACAAACAGGGAATCTATTGTCACTGAACTGTATTGTACAATTCAAATAACCAGAATACAAACTCAACCATTCCATCAGGGGTTTACaatcatcaacaacaaaaaattacctCATCACCTGTTTCACATTATTATTGGAAGTCTAAATCAATACCATTCACGCAATATGAATATATGATTTTATTTACAAATCAACAATGACCTCAAAGGGATACTTCCGGATTTTGGCAATTAGCCCtatatctacttccccagagtcagatgaactcgtggagaCTATGTTTATGTCCAGTATGGAGGAAGTTAGAAGTCGTtgttagtgcaatgactggaagtatatgggtatctgctagcaggaagtctatgggtatatatatagacttccagtcattgcgctagcaCTAGCAACTAGCAAttgtgctagctagcaactttcttcaaactgcacgcagacatAAAAAAAagtggtatccacgagttcatcggaCTCGAGGGAAGTAGAtaaattgccaaaatcccaaggTATCCCTTTAAGCAGCTAACATGTAGACTAGAGAGGTCAAATTCAAATAACTTTAACAGTTCTTATacaaacaaataaatacattaataTATTAGTCCCCAAGACGAAGAATTTTAGCAACATAGCCAAATCATTCATCCATCTATTTCAATGTCTTTGAATGCTAATGGTGGGAGTTAGGAACAGTGTTCTGGCTACCTTAGAATAGGTTTGGGGTCAGGCTCTTGGGGAGTCGGCTGGTCAGGAGACAGGGGTGCAGGCGGTTCCAGAGGACAGGGGGAGATTGAGTCGGGGAGGGTGTACAGGAGCTCCTCTGGGTCCAGAGTCCTCTGCACTGAGTACCATCTTATCCCGGTCTGTTCCCTTCACTTCTCTGTCCTGGGGTCCACAGAACAGCCGGAGCACTGCTTGGACCTGTGGCACCTCCGTGGCAGTCTCCTGGAACGTCAGAATCGCCACGATGCCAGCCATTAAATAACCTGTGGAGAAAAAATAAAACGGCAGACGTATGAGACGGATACATCCGATTATCACAAAGCTGTGAGGACAAGAGGGGAAGCAGAAGCCTGTGTGGAGGACCAGGCACGATTAGCGTAAATTCCATTTCCATCTTGATTACTGCCAATTCTGAAATcgactgcaaaaaaaaaaaaaaaaggctaaattgaattgaccacaactCTGCTATGGCTACTCTCACAGGAGGTGAGGAATTCCATGCACTCCTTGGTCGCCTTGTTGCGCCTTTTCCCCAGTAGGTAGTCCCCCTGGCCGATGGTGCTGAGGGTGACCACGCAGAAGAACAGGGCGTCCAGGAAGCTCCACTCCGGCTCCAGGTAGCAGAGGCTGGTAGCGGGCAGGAAGAACAGGAGTATCACCAGGACCAGAGAGAAGAGGCTGGCATGGAGCAGCACTGCTCGGCCGTAGGGCAGGCCCCAGTAGGTCTGGAGGTGGCGCACAGGGCCGTGGGTAAGGATGGGCAGCATGAGGTCAGACAGGCAGGAGAGGACAAAAAGGGTGAGGGGGATTCCCAGCAGGCAGTAGAAGATGCAGAAAAGTTTGCCGCCATCAGATAGGAGACTGGAGTTACCATAACCTGGGAAAAAAAACAGTTGGCATAAAAAGTGGATTTGAGCAAAACAGGGATTCTGACTTCCACGTGGAACAAGTAACCTAAACAATAACCTAAAGCATGTTTTACTAGGGTAGTTGTGAGATGTGTGCACACATCTACATAGGCCCTAAAGCCATCTTTTAGTTTTTGCACCTGACTTTGGCCTGCGGCAACAGGATGTAGCCTAGCCTACACTATCCTCACTAACAAACTACATTGCACGAGAGAACTATTCAAGAGGTTCAATCTGTGATTATTTGGACCTACAATAAATCATAAAATGTACATCATTTCAATCTAACTGTGGAATCAACAAGCTTTATTTATTTGTTCTTCTTACCACGGACAGTCAAAACATTGATCACAAAGAACATGGACGAGATAAAATCCCAGCTCCAATCATCTCTGTGTGCATCTAAGACAGCAATGTTCCGATTAGCAGAAAATGACGCTTTCACAATAATTGTATCCAGCCTGCTCTCCGGTACGCAGTAGTTGTCCCTCAGAAAGTGCTCTCGGAGTTCAAGGACCTGTGCTCTGAGCCTGTTTTCCTGGGGCTGCTCAATAGCCATGAGCACCAGACCCCCAAAGAGTGTGAAGAGGATGTAGCTGAGGAGCAGGAACCAGAAGGCATGCTTCCGACAGAACCTCTGGAACGAGTCGACCCAACAGACCATGGTTGTTTGTCGGACTGACCTTGCTGTGTATCGCTAGTGTAGGTAACCAAATACTCAGACGCAGGTGAGCCACTAGTTTTAAATATTTAAAACACAATTCAAACACCATTCCACTCATTGAGATAACTCAATAGAATGTCAATTCTGGAAATGAATTAACTCAAATTAAATAGGAAAAAGCTGTCGAAAACATATCAAGTTTGAATTTCACTGTAAATAATGAATGGAAGTGgaaaatatgtaatattttaagAATATTTATTTTAGGATATTGGCTATCGTCCATATACATGTACAGGATGGTAAAATTACTCAGGTACATGGCAGAAAATACATTGTCCGTGTTTTAAGACAGTGTCAAGCTCTCCCCTCGGTGTGAATACTCCTTCCACATCCATGGATTCCACTATTCAACACACCCCAGGCCAGCTCCTGCAGGCAAGTTAGTCTGAAGTTGTCAAACTAGTAGTGTCCTTatggtgcattcaagacaactgggaactcaagaACAaatgaggtcaaatcatgacgtcagtgatgtTCAGGATGGAAAATCGGAGCTCTAGAACGATGTGTACATGAGTCAGTGTCTCTTATGCGAATCCAGTAGGGTCCCTCCCACCTAATGTGCCTATCCTCTAGTCCTAGTCTACCTCTTATGTCATAGGCTGACTAGGGAGGGAGGATATAGGGAACTCCACCTGCACTACTGAGCAGTGAAGTAGCCTCAGCCTGTTCCAAGGCCTTGACCCCTGACCCCCAACCATAGTCTCACTGTTCTCTCAGAGGGGCAGGTGCAGGGAGTAATGGGAGCAGGTCCAGCGGTGCACCGGTTTGCCAACCCTCCCGATGACAGGCAGCTTGTGGGCGTAGGCACGGGGCGGTACGGTGGACAGGGGTGTGGGAGAGCTGAAGCTGGTCTGGAAGCGGCGCCCCTGGCAGCGCCGGCCCATCTGACGTCCCCCGATGAGGAAGGAGAATGTGGGGGGTCCGGTCTGAGGAGGGGGGAAACGGGCCTTGGTGAACACATCGCGG
The DNA window shown above is from Salvelinus alpinus chromosome 31, SLU_Salpinus.1, whole genome shotgun sequence and carries:
- the kcnk7 gene encoding LOW QUALITY PROTEIN: potassium channel, subfamily K, member 7 (The sequence of the model RefSeq protein was modified relative to this genomic sequence to represent the inferred CDS: inserted 2 bases in 1 codon); this encodes MVCWVDSFQRFCRKHAFWFLLLSYILFTLFGGLVLMAIEQPQENRLRAQVLELREHFLRDNYCVPESRLDTIIVKASFSANRNIAVLDAHRDDWSWDFISSMFFVINVLTVRGYGNSSLLSDGGKLFCIFYCLLGIPLTLFVLSCLSDLMLPILTHGPVRHLQTYWGLPYGRAVLLHASLFSLVLVILLFFLPATSLCYLEPEWSFLDALFFCVVTLSTIGQGDYLLGKRRNKATKECMEFLTSCYLMAGIVAILTFQETATEVPQVQAVLRLFCGPQDREVKGTDRDKMVLSAEDSGPXEELLYTLPDSISPCPLEPPAPLSPDQPTPQEPDPKPILR